The following coding sequences are from one Neovison vison isolate M4711 chromosome X, ASM_NN_V1, whole genome shotgun sequence window:
- the LOC122896696 gene encoding small ubiquitin-related modifier 1-like, with the protein MDDDLEANPSNEDVDEKKPEEHIKLKVIRQDSSEIHFRVKMTTHMKKLKERYCQRQGVSMHSLRFLFDGKRIADNHTAKELGMEEDDVIEVYQEQNGGHSMI; encoded by the coding sequence ATGGATGATGACCTGGAGGCAAACCCTTCAAATGAGGATGTGGACGAGAAGAAGCCAGAAGAACACATTAAACTCAAAGTCATCAGACAGGATAGCAGTGAGATACATTTCAGAGTGAAAATGACAACACATATGAAGAAACTCAAAGAACGCTACTGTCAAAGACAAGGAGTTTCAATGCACTCACTTCGATTTCTGTTTGATGGTAAAAGAATTGCTGACAACCACACCGCCAAAGAGCTAGGAATGGAGGAAGACGATGTAATTGAAGTTTATCAGGAACAAAACGGGGGTCATTCAATGATTTAG